Part of the Methylomonas sp. AM2-LC genome, CAATCCAGCTATTAAAAAAGCGTTTAAACAGTTAGCCGCTTCAGGCACCGCTATATATCTACTGCAAGGTAATCGTGATTTTTTATTAGGTTTCGATTTTTGTAAAGAAGCAGGTATTACCTTGCTTGATGAGTACGCTGTTATCAATATCGATGAGCCGATACTCTTAACGCACGGTGATTTGTTGTGTAGTGATGATTTGCCGTATCAAGCTTTTCGAGTTAAATCACATAGCCGCGAATGGCAGCAGCAAATACTTTCAAAACCGCTTTGGGTGCGCTTGTTAGCTGCACGCTGGTATCGGTTGCGCAGTTATTTTCACAAACGTAACAAATCGCAGCAGATTATGGATGTCAATCAGGACACAGTGGCCACTATCATGCAACAGTA contains:
- a CDS encoding UDP-2,3-diacylglucosamine diphosphatase: MTLKSEILFISDLHLSLEKTEITRLFLNFLEQRAIKAAALYILGDLFDAWVGDDDNTPPNPAIKKAFKQLAASGTAIYLLQGNRDFLLGFDFCKEAGITLLDEYAVINIDEPILLTHGDLLCSDDLPYQAFRVKSHSREWQQQILSKPLWVRLLAARWYRLRSYFHKRNKSQQIMDVNQDTVATIMQQYQCRILIHGHTHRPARHEFLLDNQNATRFVLADWKKSGAEVLCWNGGWLVEKI